The Bacteroides fragilis NCTC 9343 genome includes the window AATATTTGCTTTAAAGACTCCGGAGAGGGAAAAAGACTTTTTAGATTCTGCACTCCGGGATGAAAATATCAGAACCGGTTGGTGCATGAACAGGACTTTTTCCAAAAGGAAAAAGGAGAAGAAAAAACGCTAAGGACATAAGGTAGTTTTGTACAAATAAAGAAATAGGATTATACCTTATTTAATGTTCGAACTAATTACTAAAAGCTATATAAGAGCATTTCATCCATTAAAAATTGAGATCTCGACGATGATTTTTCATCATCGAGACGATGTCTTTCTGTCGTCTCGATGACAGCATATCGGTATCTGAGCGACAATTTTCATTTTTTTGAATTTTGTATAAAAAGAAAACCGCTACTTGTAGCGGTTTTCCGTATAATATATAATTATTTATGATTTAGTATCAGATTCTCTTTTCCGATCATGTTTTATCGTAACAGGGAGTACATTCGGATTGATTCTATGGTTCTACAAAGATAGGACAATAAATCAAAAATACAATCTTATTTTCTTTATTATTCTCCCTTCAGAAGAAATCGTGCCTTTTTTACATCCCGGCTGTTTCCGCCAATCATTACATCGAAATCACCCGGTTCGCAGACAAACTGCAAATCGTAATTATAGAACTTCAACAATTCCGGCGTGATGCTGAAGCTTACTTTACGAGACTCTCCGGCCTTGAGGAAAATCTTCTCAAAACCTTTCAGTTCTTTCACCGGACGGGTGACGCTGCCCACCAGGTCGCGGATGTAAAGCTGAACCACCTCCGCTCCGTCACGGCTGCCGGTATTGGTGACGGTAACAGTCGCCGTCAGTTCGCCATCAGCACTCATCTCCGTGCTGCTCAGGTGAATATCACTGTAGGCAAAAGTCGTATAAGACAATCCGTAGCCGAACGGGTAGAGCGGCTCGTTGCTCACGTCGAGGTAATTGCTGCGGAACTTCTCAAACCAACGTCCCTCTTGCAACGGACGCCCGGTGTTTTTATGATTGTAGAACAATGGAATCTGGCCTACATTTTGCGGAAAAGTAGCGGTCAGCTTTCCACTGGGATTGACATCGCCGAAAAGCACATCGCTGATGGCATAAGCGGCTTCACTCCCTCCGAACCATACGTTGAGGATGGCAGGCACGTGTTCTTCTTCCCAGGTGAGCACCAGCGGGCGACCGGTAAAAAGCACAAGCACAACGGACTTTCCGGTTTTGAGTAATTCCTGCAACAGCGCTCTCTGTACATCCGGCATCTCCAGGTTGGTACGCGAACTGCTTTCTCCACTCATTTCGGACGACTCGCCCAGTGCGGCGACAATGACATCGGCCCCGGCAGCTACTTTCAGAGCTTCGTCCAGAAGTTCGCGATCCGTACGGTTATCCCGGTGCAGTTCACGTCCGAACATGGTGGCACGCTTCTCATAGTCGGCATCGCCAATCAGATTACTTCCCTTGGCGGTTACCACTTTTGCCCGGTCACCGACTACTTCCCTGAGTCCTTCGACCAACGAGGGAGCGTTATCCAGCACAGCAGCTACGCTCCAGGTGCCCGGCATGTTGGAACGGGTGTTCGCCAACGGACCGACTACGGCAATGGTTCCTTTCTTGCTGAGTGGCAACACACCTTCATTCTTCAGCAGCACAAAGCTCTCCGAAGCAGTCTTACGGGCAATGGCACGGTGTTCCTTGGTGAAGATCTGCTTCTTGGGACGATTCACGTCGCAATACTTATAAGGATCGTCAAACAGTCCCAGCTTATACTTCGCTTCCAGAATACGGCGGCAGGCGGCGTCGATGGCAGCTGCGGATACTTTGCCTTCCTCCACCGACTTCTTCAGAGTGCCGCTGAAGGCATCGCTCACCATGTCCATATCCACCCCGGCATTCAGGGCGAGGGCAGCAACAGTCTGCTGGTCACCCATGCCGTGGTCTATCATCTCGTTGATACCGGTATAGTCCGTTACCACAAACCCGTCGAAGCCCCACTGTTTGCGTAGCACATCGGTCATCAGCCACTTGCTTCCGGTGGCAGGCACACCGTCCACTTCGTTGAACGAAGCCATTACGCTGCCGACACCTGCCTCGACTGCGGCCTGATAGGGCAGCATGTATTCATTAAACATACGCTGGCGGCTCATATCCACCGTATTATAATCGCGCCCCGCCTCTGATGCTCCATAAAGGGCGAAATGCTTCACACAAGCCATTATCTCGTCATTCCGGCTCATATCCTTTCCCTGGTATCCGCGTATCATGGCACGGGCGATGGCTGCGCCGAGGAACGGGTCTTCACCGTTTCCCTCCGACACGCGCCCCCAACGGGGATCACGACTGACGTCCACCATCGGGCTGAATGTCCACGAGATACCGTCGGCACTGGCTTCAACGGCA containing:
- the bglX gene encoding beta-glucosidase BglX, with the protein product MKHFVRRMQALAASLVVVAAGLQAQKAPRDMDRFIDQLMKKMTLEEKIGQLNLPVTGEITTGQAKSSDVAKRIRNGEVGGLFNLKGVERIREVQRQAVEESRLGIPLLFGMDVIHGYETIFPIPLGLSCTWDMKAIEESARIAAVEASADGISWTFSPMVDVSRDPRWGRVSEGNGEDPFLGAAIARAMIRGYQGKDMSRNDEIMACVKHFALYGASEAGRDYNTVDMSRQRMFNEYMLPYQAAVEAGVGSVMASFNEVDGVPATGSKWLMTDVLRKQWGFDGFVVTDYTGINEMIDHGMGDQQTVAALALNAGVDMDMVSDAFSGTLKKSVEEGKVSAAAIDAACRRILEAKYKLGLFDDPYKYCDVNRPKKQIFTKEHRAIARKTASESFVLLKNEGVLPLSKKGTIAVVGPLANTRSNMPGTWSVAAVLDNAPSLVEGLREVVGDRAKVVTAKGSNLIGDADYEKRATMFGRELHRDNRTDRELLDEALKVAAGADVIVAALGESSEMSGESSSRTNLEMPDVQRALLQELLKTGKSVVLVLFTGRPLVLTWEEEHVPAILNVWFGGSEAAYAISDVLFGDVNPSGKLTATFPQNVGQIPLFYNHKNTGRPLQEGRWFEKFRSNYLDVSNEPLYPFGYGLSYTTFAYSDIHLSSTEMSADGELTATVTVTNTGSRDGAEVVQLYIRDLVGSVTRPVKELKGFEKIFLKAGESRKVSFSITPELLKFYNYDLQFVCEPGDFDVMIGGNSRDVKKARFLLKGE